In Leishmania braziliensis MHOM/BR/75/M2904 complete genome, chromosome 14, the sequence CATTCACTCCGGTGCTTCGGCTCGTTTTTTCCACACCACGAACTCCGGCCCAAAGTACCCGTGCGCTAATACCTCGCCGCTGTGAAGGGTGATGAGGTTGATTTCTCCACCCAGCGGATTGCTCCAGAAGGCGAGgcaccgccgacgccgctgcagtAGTGGGCCCGCTGATATGACTCAGCACCAAGCACGATTCAGCACAACTACTGGTAATTCGACaccgtgtgcatgtgcgctgCGTATCCGCGGACGGGGTGTATTCCGCTCTTCGCCTAGCCCTGTAAGGGAGCGGGCCCCAAGTGCACGGCTGTTCTCGGTGTTACCTACTTCGTGAAGAAGACTCTCATCAAGATACCTGGTGGCAGCTGCCCCGCTGCGCCGGGTGGTGCTCTCGCCTCGGCATCAACGCCGCACAGCGCTCTAAAGCATGTCGCATTCGGCGAAGGCTTTTTTTTGGCAAGTGTCTCCCGATGTGTTTAATGTCGTGCGCGCGGCTACGCGAACTCGTGTGCCTTTGAAGGTCCACGTTCGCGCTTGCCTTTCCGCCGCTTCCAGCGAACGATtcgcccaccaccacaggcgTGGGCTTCGTGTTCCCCGTGCGCTTCTGCATGGCCAATGTGCACATCTTCTCCCAGAGGCACTCGAGCAACGTCCTGCGGAAGAGCCCTGACTTAGGCCTTGACCTCGTGAGCTGCATCTGGCCCTTCAGCTCGTCGTCACCAATGATCTCCTTACACATCCAGGGCTTCGTTTCAGTCAAGGCCATTCTGCAGACGTGCCTCTTTGTGCCCACTGTAGCGTGACTGCTCGCCAAACTATTCAGCGGGTACGGCGAGCGCGACAACAGCCTTGAGCGACACGAGAATGTGCTGACGGTGCTGGCTGCAGAGGCAAAGAGGCAGCTGAACCGGGCAGAGGCAGATTCGCCATCGAGGGTGGCACCTCTGCAGAGTCTGACGAAGCCCATGGCTGTGACAAGCACCAAGGGTATCCACCTGAAGCGATCCGGTGATGAGACGAACAACCCACTCGCCTCTGAAAACACGCTACTGCCTAACACACATGCGCTTCTCCACGACGCAGCGTATACTGCAGACGATGACCAGGAGGTTGTGCGAGACGCGCTTATCGACTCGAGGGCTAATGCGAGGATACACTGCGGTGCGACGAAGTTCGCTCATAAAGTGTGTAGTCACCGCtggcgcttgtgtgtgtagtCGGCGGTGAGGGTGTTCGGTAAATCACGTGAGCGGGCCTACGGTTCACGTGCCGTGACCGTGTCGTGCTTCCCAATGGTGTTCTGGGCCCGTAGCTTTGTGGTTGCTACGGTCACCTACTGCCTGATCTGCGACATGCTCTTGTACCTGCAGGTACCACTCATAGAGACGAGCTTCGACATGGCCAAGGCAGACAGCTACGCGGAGGGGCCACATTTCACGTGCGGCCTCTACACACGCGATGGCGTCTGTCGTCGGTTGTCTTGCTGGTAGTGCAGGTGTGGCGGCGTTCTTGTGCATCACCGCTAAGCACAGCTACCGACCCACTCTGACTGCCCCCAGACTCGCAGGGTCACTGCCTCCGTCTTCGACACTGCTAATGTGGAGCGCTGGAGCCTCGCCGTCGGCATCCTGGGCCACGCCATGTACCTCATGGGCGACGCCACTGTGTGTGAGGTGTGCTGCTACTTTGCCtgggcggcgacggcgctgctcatgCCGCGCGTCTGCCCGTGCGTCTCGGAGAGCATGATGCACGCCgtcggcgccggcagcggaaACCTGAACTCGAGCGTGGCGGGCACGACCGGCTCGACTCTGCTGGGGAGGGTGTGGTTGGCCGCGTCGGAAGGCATGGGGACGTACAGCTTCGGCAAGATGGTAATGCTGGATGTTGTCGGTCGattcctgctgctgctgtttgctCTTCCGCAATGCGTAGAATTCCTCGGCTACACGGGTGTGTTGTCGAGGTCACCTACGTGTGGCGTCTCACCATTCAACTGCGTGCCCCGCTTCCCTTTTCCCGTCTCGCTTACCTTTGCGCTCCTCAGTCGAGGCTTCTCACTGCGAGTGCTTCGTGTGTAAGCTCACTTGGCCACTCTTGTCTCATGGCGTGTCTGCGGTACTAGCCCAGGGTCCCAGCAGCTGTAAGGGGCACGTAGAAGTGCATCtacgcgcgcgcgtgtgtgtgtgtgcgctacgttagcagcggcgacgggtgcggtgggtgggcggcTCGACGCCAGGCGTGGCAATCTGTTTACCACCTAGCGCCATATATCCCCCCTTCTCACCCCCTGTTCTCCCTTGTTGCCACTGCCCTCCATGGCTGAACGACacttgccccccccccccccccctccttccctccttccctccctccccccccccctccctctgggGCTACCACGCGGTGCGCAACGTTTCCCACCTGTGCGCCAAGTGCACGTGCGTGGGAGCGAACCTCAACGTAACTTGACCTGCCGCACTCCTCTGACTGAGGACTTCCGGCACCATACTCGTACACGCCCTCAGCCCTGTGTTTTCTTCCTGACTCGTTCTCCGAAACGGACGGCGTGCTAGGCAACGAGCGCTGAGCAGCTCTGAAgagaaataaagaagggaAGAGTGCGCACTCCATGACGAGCACGACTCCCGTCGCCTACGACgcccctctccgcctcctctcacGCTCTCCCGTGGCAACACTGCACCTTTGAAGTGACGGTCTGCGACTGCGTGCCCTcggcacccctccccctgccgccgccttttCCCCAGTCAGGCGTGCGTGCGGTTTGGCAGCGATGTGCTGCTTGCCTGCCTGCAGtgctttccctccctccctctccgctgtTCACTGTGTTTCACACTTTCCCTTTCATTGATCTTCTCGCATTTTTATGCGCGCCTATCGGGACTGTTAGACCTCATTAGATGCATACCAGCACACCCCTTCTCTCAGTCTTCCCatttcacacacacacaggcccccattctctctccacatccaccaccactggAAGATGCCAGAGGTCCGCGTTAGGAGCGACAAGGTGCGGTACACGCCCGACGCGATCGAGACCCAGTATGACTACACGACGACGCGCGTGAGCTGCGACGCGAAGGGCGTAGTGGAGGTGGTGCCAGTGATACACCGACTGATGTTTCGCACAGAGCGCAAGGTgccgcgcgtgggtgtgATGCTGGTTGGCTGGTGCGGCAACAACGGCACAACGGTGACGGCCGGCATACTGGCCAACAAGATGGGCCTGTCGTGGCGCACGCGGCGCGGTATGCAGTCGTCCAACTACTTTGGCTCCATCACGCAGTCCAGCACCATCAACCTTGGCATGACGCGTGACATGCACGAGACCTTTGTGCCCCTCAAGGACTTGGTGCCGATGGTGTCGCCCAACGATTTCGTGATCGGCGGGTGGGACTGCAACAGCATGAACCTCGGCGACGCGATGCGGCGCGCCGGCGTGCTGGAGGTGCAGTTACAGGACGCGCTGTACGAGCACatgaaggagctgcgcccGCTGCCGGCCATCTTTGATATTGAATTCGTCGCGGCGAACCAGAAGGAGCGAGCGAACAACGTGCTGGTCGTGCGGGATCGCTGGGCCGCAGTGGAGCATGTGCGCAACGATATCCGTCAGTTCAAGGCAGCGAACCATCTGGACAaggtgctggtgctgtggACTGCCAATACGGAGCGCTTCAGCGAGTACCGAGACGGCATCCACGACACCGCCGACAAcctgctggcggcggtgaagcgTAATGAgacggaggtggcgccgtcCGCACTGTACGCAATTGCGGCAATTCTGGAGAAGTGCAGCTTCATCAACGGCGCGCCGCAGAACACGCTGTGCCCTGGGGTGGTGGAGATGGCGCGCACGGCGAATGTCTTCGTTGGCGGTGACGACTTCAAGAGTGGGCAGACGAAGTTGAAGAGCGCGCTGATCGAGTTTTTTGTCGGCGCCGGCATCAAGCCCGAGTGCATCGCCAGCTACAACCACCTCGGCAACAACGACGGCTACAACCTGTCCAGTCCCAAGCAGTTTTCCTCGAAAGAGATTACCAAGAGCAACGTAGTGGACGACATGATCAGGTCCAACTCGGTCCTCTTTCCCAAGGGCACGCCGAAGCCGGACCACTGCATCGTCATCAAGTACCTACCCTACGTTGGCGACAGCAAGCGGGCCATGGACGAGTACACTTTCTCCATCTTCATGGGTGGCCAGCAGACAGTTGTGCTGCACAACACCTGCGAGGACTCGCTgctcgcagcgccgctcaTCATTGACCTTCTCGTGCTCACCGAGCTCATGGAGCGCGTCACGAtcagcgccagcgacgggctgcagtcgccgccgccggcgtccTTCGAGCACATGGAGACGGTGCTGTCTATCCTTTCTTACCTACTCAAGGCGCCCGCCGTGCCCGATGGCACGCCGGTCGTCAACGCCCTTAATCGTCAGAAGGCGGCCATCGAGAACGTACTCCGCGCCATGATCGGACTACCGGCGGAGAGCAACATGCTACTCGAGTGTCGCGTTCCATTCATACGCGAGGAGCACGTCAACGGCGAGTGATCCGGCGACTCCAAACGGTCCCCTCAGCAACCACTTATCCATCCCGCGTGCCCTATTTCACTCTTCCCTCCTAACAACACCTTGTCTGTGCGACCCAACACCGCCCGCCCAACCTCTCCCGCTACGTCGC encodes:
- the INO1 gene encoding putative inositol-3-phosphate synthase, encoding MPEVRVRSDKVRYTPDAIETQYDYTTTRVSCDAKGVVEVVPVIHRLMFRTERKVPRVGVMLVGWCGNNGTTVTAGILANKMGLSWRTRRGMQSSNYFGSITQSSTINLGMTRDMHETFVPLKDLVPMVSPNDFVIGGWDCNSMNLGDAMRRAGVLEVQLQDALYEHMKELRPLPAIFDIEFVAANQKERANNVLVVRDRWAAVEHVRNDIRQFKAANHLDKVLVLWTANTERFSEYRDGIHDTADNLLAAVKRNETEVAPSALYAIAAILEKCSFINGAPQNTLCPGVVEMARTANVFVGGDDFKSGQTKLKSALIEFFVGAGIKPECIASYNHLGNNDGYNLSSPKQFSSKEITKSNVVDDMIRSNSVLFPKGTPKPDHCIVIKYLPYVGDSKRAMDEYTFSIFMGGQQTVVLHNTCEDSLLAAPLIIDLLVLTELMERVTISASDGLQSPPPASFEHMETVLSILSYLLKAPAVPDGTPVVNALNRQKAAIENVLRAMIGLPAESNMLLECRVPFIREEHVNGE